The window GCTTGCTCCAATCTGCCGAGAAGCCCATAGACTGCATCTGGGAGATCATCGTACCCTTGTGGTTTTCAACAAAGTCCCACACTTCTGAGTAAAACTTTTCTTGCCCGAGGTCGTGGCGAGATTTTCCTGATTTAGCGAGTTCCTTTTCGTACACAAACTGCGTTTCGATCCCAGCGTGATCTGTTCCTGGTTGCCAGAGGGTAGGTCGGCCCTGCATGCGGGCGTATCTGGTCATGATGTCTTCTACGACGTACATCAGGTGACCAGCGTGCAGGGAGCCATTAGCATTTGGTGGTGGCATTATTATTGTGAACGGACGACTATCCCTGCGGTCTGCGGCGTTGCTGACTGCGCTGCTCGCTTCACTTACGTCTGAGTAAGCTCCGCTCCGCTGCTCGCTGTTGCTCTGCATATCGTCAGGGCTAATCATCTCCGAGTTCTTGGTGGGTGAATACTGATTCGACCCTAGCGCAAAACTGTTGGATTGCTGCCAAAGTTGGCGGATTTTGGGCTCGTATTTTGAGGGCTCGTAGGCTTTTTCCATACTTTACAGCCTAACAATTATCTGATGTAGATGCTAGTTATGGTTGGGTTATTTGGGTTGTTTTTGTTGGTGTGAGCAACTAGTATGTATAAATTATGAATAAACTTAGCCAAGAAGAGTGGGAAGCTTCTATTCAGCGAATTGGAATAGTAGCCGGATGTATTATTTTTAGAGACGGCAAGTATCTTATGGTACAAGAGAGGCAAGAGAAAGTGTATGGCCTTTGGAATGTGCCTGCGGGCTACGTAGACAACGGCGAGGAAGCTGAAACTGCGGCAATACGAGAAGCACTAGAAGAATCTGGATATGAAGTGGTGCTAGAAGGTCTGATTGGGCTCTATCATGACACAACATTTGAGCCGCTTAAGCATGTCTATGAAGCAAGGGTTGTGGGTGGTGATTTGCGGATACAGGAAGACGAGATCCTAGACGCCAAGTGGCTGACTTTTACAGAGATTAAAAATCTTAATAAAGACAAAAAACTTCGGGCGCGTTGGATTTTTGATGCAATCTGTAGGGCCGAAGAAAAGCGGACTTAAGCTACAGCGTCTCCAAGCTTGAGTCCGCCACTAGCTCAGTCTCAATCAATTCCTTTGGCGCAATTACCCCAGAATTCCGCTGCACCATCTGATACGCCAAGGCACCAATCATAGCGGCATTATCCGTGCAAAAGACAGGTGGAACGACTCGCGCATCAGGAATTTTAGCTAAAATAGCCTCGCGTAGGCGTTGATTGGCACTCACACCACCACCAATCACCACGCTAGCAGGAGTATAGGCGTTATACGCACGTAGGAGCCCTCTAACGAGCGTTTCGACCACGGTGCGTTCAAAGGACGCGGCAATGTCCGAAACGACGTCTGGCGGTAGCTGGTAGGTCTTACGGAGGTCTTTAAGGCCGGGCTTATCACCAACGATAGCTTGAACTTGACGCAGAACAGCAGTTTTGAGGCCCGAAAAGCTAAAATCATGGCTATCTCCCAGATTAGCGATAGGGAATTTATAAGCTTGATCATTACCATTTTCGGCCACTCGAGAGATATTTGGCCCACCAGGATAAGGGAGACCGAGTAGTTTAGCTACCTTATCAAAGGCTTCACCAGCAGCGTCATCACGGGTTTGACCAATTAGCTCGAACGAAAGATCTTCCTGGAAAAGCATTAGTCGGGAGTCGCCACCGGAAACAATCAGTGCCAGCATTGGGAAAACTGGACTGTCGGTTTGGCGCAACTCAGCGTCAGCTGTGTCTTCGCTTATCTCACGTACCTCTAAGTACGCTCGATCTCGCTCTTCCTGGCTTCCTTGATTTGCATCCAAACGGACAGTCCTTAACTCGGCGTTAGCGTTGGCTTGTGCTTCATCCAAGCTAACACTCCTTTCTCGCGCGAGAGGCCTATCGGAATCTGTATCTAGAAAACTCGCGTAGGCATGAGCTAAGATGTGATTAACGCCAATCAGAGGCTTATTTTTTTCTACGGCCAAGACTTGAGCTGTGAGTACGCCAATCAGCAGTGATCCGATCAGCCCGGGCCCGCGGGTGACAGCAATGGCATCAATGTCATCCCAGCTAAGATTAGCGTCCTGCAAGGCCTCTTCAATTACGGGAATTACCACCTCAATATGACTCCTGGCGGCAACCTCTGGCACCACACCACCAAACTGGGCGTGTAGGTCAGCTTGGCTGGCAATAATGTTGGCAAGCACTTCTCGGCCACCACGAATAATCGCGCAGGCCGTTTCATCACAGCTCGATTCAATGGCGAGAATAGTTCGGATTTGTGCTTTCATATCTGGTAATTGTAGAGTGCTCGCAGTAAAAAAGAAAGCACCAACCTTTGAGAAGGGTGGGTGGGGAGCTGATGTGGATTAGCTATGCTTGGTCTGAATCAACTGGCTCGGGAGGGTCTCGCCAGGCCTGTGCTTCCAGCGATCGATCCTTTATAGCCTTGTTAAAGGATGTATCGGCCACATTCGCACTTTGGATGTGGTTTTTTTAGATATAGCTAGGGGAGTACAATGAAACTATGTATGAACAATTGCCAACCGGTGCCGAAGCCCGAGAAGAAGAAAATCAACGGCAGCGCAATGATACATTATCGAAGGATTTAGAACGGATTATTGCTGAAGAAGAAGAGAAAGAGCGAAAGCGATCATCGACTGTAGTACAGAGTGTCTCACCAAAAAATGCAATAAGAATAGAGAGTCAAGACTCACAGGTAGATACGCTGCAGAAGTCGGCCGAAAAGCAAGCTACGCCAGAGGCTATTATAGAGGAGCTGCGTCCCGAGCTACAATCACTCGCTTATCAAATGAAGCAGGGAATTGTTGAGGGGCGTTGGGATTCAATAGTTGGCGACGAGGTTTCGGCGCGGTTACCAACGCTTTTTATGCACCGACTCTTACAGCGCTATGCGCAGGAGCATGGTACGCGAGATCCAAGGGTGGTTTTTATGGCTGGAGACAGAGATCGCTTTGGTAGCTCAAAAACTGCCATGGAGGAATATATTGCTTCTCGACGTGAAGATATTGGCCAACGTACGCTTTTAGTAACTGAGTATGTGACGAGTGGAGATGTTCTGTATGATGAGCTTTCTATGCTGCCAACTGATACAGTTAAGGATGTGGCAATTTTACGAGTTGATTCCAATGGTATGTATGATGAACAGTCATCCGTAGCCCAGCGTGGCGGACTGGTCATGGTTGGTGGTCGTATGGCGAGCCAGGCCCAAATGCTACACAATGAGGCGCTTGGCAAGGCAATGTCGGGTGTTCAAAAGCGACATATTCAACATACCGATGAGGTACTCATTGAATCTGAAGGTATATCCTATCAGGCCGCTACAACGCAGCGACGAAGAGATTTTAAGCCAGAAGCTGTAGCCAGGGCACGAGAACTAATCTACGCTATGGCAGATGAAATTTATGAAGAGCTTTTTCGCGGTTAGCGACATGATTTGAATGTATCCGCTTATAACCCTAATGTTACCCACTAAAACCACTGCATAATACCTCTGTAGCCTGAGCTTTGGTATACAATAATGAACATGACAAGCTTTGAGCCAACTATTTGGGATACACAGATTTCTGAGTTAGGGGGAGGTATTTTGCAGAGTACGACTTGGGCTGAATTCCAGGAGGCTGTGGGTCGAGAAGCAGTGCGAGCATGTGTGGATGGCAAATGGGCCTGGCAGGGCTTTATGCGTAATTCGAAGGGGCTTCGGTATATGCTTTTGCCATATGGGCCGGTGGTGAGACAAAATGCGATTGAAGCGCTACGTTCAGTTATTTTTTCCGCCGAAGAGCAGGAGGTCGATTTTATTCGCCTGGAGCCGATCGGTGAGGTCAGTGAGGAAGATTTACAATCTGTTGGCGCACATAAAATTGCCGAAGTAGATCCTCAGCATACATTTATATTAGATATTTCACGCAGTGAAGAAGAGTTGCGACGGGGTTTGCAATCTGGTCATCGCAACCGTATTAACACCACCGAAAAGCGAGGTATTGTGATTAGGCGAGTGCAGGACATGTCGCCGATGAATGATTTCTTGCGTCTGATGGCCGATACCGCGAAACACGCTCATATTACTAATTATCCAGATAGCTATTATCGTCATCTAGCCGAGACTTTAATTAGTAAGGGTGTGGCGAGCTTTTATGTGTCGACAGTTGCCAGCGAGGTTGCGAGTGTTAGTTTGGTTTACGACTGGGGGGACATGCGTTCATATGCGCATACCGGTAATGATCAGGCGCTAAATAGGGAGTACAAGGTGGCAGTTTCGGCAGTCTGGAAGATGATTGCGGATGCTAAATCGGCTGGACTGACTAAGTTTGATTTTTGGGGTGCAGCGCCAGATGATTCAGCGGGTCATAAATGGGCTGGGATTACAGCTTTTAAGAAAGGCTTTGGCGGCAAGCGCATTACCACTCTTGGCACTTGGGATATTCCGATTAAGAAAAACAAGTATCGAGCTTATCAGGCGTATCGAAAATTACGTAGTTTTAAATAAAAAGCCCGCTATTACTAGCGGGTTGGAGGACTAGGCGACGGTTGTGTTGCGTGACCAGTCTAGTTCCATACGGATGTGGCGAATACCAGCCTCGTTGAATGGTGCTCCACAAGACGCAAATCCAAGGGATGAATAGAGACTCTGGGCATCAAGCTGGGAGTTTAGGAAGAAAAAGGGTGGATCGAAAGCTCTCCCTTGATCCTCGATGAGGTACTCAAGTAGTCTAGTGGCATATTTATTGCCGCGAAACTTTTTGAGGGTGGCTACTCGACCAATCTTGATTGACCCTTGAGGCGACATTCTTATTGCCCGAGCACAAGCCACAGCAATTTCTTTGTGGTTGACACGGATGTAGAGCACGTAGTGCATGGCTTGGTATTCGTCATTAAATACATTGCTCGGATCGATGCCTTGTTCCTCGATGAATACGGCTTGCTGAATAGCTCGGCTGTCCTTCAGGGTTCGATCTGTTTGCTCTGGTCGGCGGTAAACAGAACGGATGAAGATACTAGGTCTGCGCATTTTTCTCGATTCTCGAAGAGGTGCAATTGGAGTATTCTACAATAAAATATACTTTTAGTAAAGAAATACCCCGACCAATCGCTGGTCGGGGATGGGGGTGCCTATTCGGAGCACATCACAAGGTCGGCATAGCTACCGTGTCCGTAGCGACGATCGAAGGCTCGTTCAAGGGCCGCATGCTCATCATCGGTCATCCATTCCATGACCTTTAGGTTGTCAAAACCCAGAACTGAAGGGGCGTCGAGTTCACGCAAGAGCTGGGCAGCCTTACGTCGAGCTAGCGCTGTGTTTGCCGTATCGAGTTGGTACTCGCTGTAGGTATAGAAGTAGAGCTCGAATAGCTCACGCGTTAGCCGGTTGCCATAGGCGTCCAGCAAAAGACTCGTCTCGACTGTTCTCTCGATGTAGACATGTAGACCGAGATGTGCGACCAGATAATCAAGAGCCAGAAAGCGCTGTGAGGCCGGCAGGGTGGCGTCATTCAGGCGCTGAAGAGCCAGATCCCAACTGCGATTACTCTGGCGAGTGATGGTTCGACGGATGTTGGGCAGGTTGATGCCGTAGTAGAGCTCAACCTCGCAGGGCTTGCACTTCTGGCTTGTGTCACCAAGACGCAAGGCCCGCTGAGCCCGCAGGCGAGTAACGGCTTGCTCGATCTCAATCAGGGCATCTGATTTGTCCAGAAAGGTAGCCCGAGCACACAGATCGCCGAAGGCTTCGGGCGTTGAATTGATACCATGAAGGTACTTTTCTAGTTCTCTCTGATCGAGTATCGGACTGGATAGAGTTGGGTTTTTTGCCACAGTACTCCTTATGGACTGGGGAAGGTACAGATTATCATATAATATAATTAAAATTAGATTTAGTCAATATAAAGGACTATAGTAAAAGTAGGTATAATATGAACATGATTCGGAAGGTTAGTTCAGAAGAATTAGACGCCTGGAATAGGTTGATATTGGAAAATCCAGATAGTGGCCATATTTATCAAACCTTAGAATGGGGAGACTATAAGGGGCGCTATGGGTGGCATCCAGAGCGATTAGTTTGGGAGTCTGATAAGAAAAGGGCGTATTTTCAAGCTTTAGTAAAAAATGCACCTGGCTTTGGTGCGATTTGGTATATCCCCAAAGGTCCGGGTATTTTTGCGCACTACAAAAGTGAAAAGGCTCAAGCAGCTGCATTTAAAACACTCTCCACAGAGTTGGCATTATATATTCAAAAACATGATCCAAGGGCATTTATGCTAATGGTGGAGCCAGAAGTCTATGACGATGAGCTGAAACCCAAGCAAGTTGGTTACCAAAAAAGTATTCATGATCTGCAGTTTCGGGCCACAATAATAGTCGATATTGATAAGAATGATGATGACTTGTTGGCGAGCTTTAAGCAAAAAACGCGCTACAATATCCGGCTTGCCACCAAGAAGGGTGTAACGATTGAAAAACGCGATGCCACCGATGAGATGGTGGATGAAATGTATAAGCTGATGGGTGATACGCAAGGGCGAGCTGGTTTTTATTTGCGCCCCAAACATGCCTTTAGGGCTTATTGGCAGAGTTTTGCCAAAAGTTCAATGGGGCAGTTTTTTGTGGCCGTACACGAGGGAGAGATACTGGCGGCTGAATATGCCATGATTTTTGGTGAAAAAGCTTATTACAAGGAGGGTGGTTCAAGTGGTGCGAAGCGTAATTTGATGGCACCGTATCTCTTGCAGTATGAGGTGATGCGTTGGGCGCGCGATAGGGGCGCTAAGGAGTATGATTTAATTGCAGTACCACCAAAAGATCAGCTTAATCCAGAGCATAGTATGTATGGTTTGTATCAGTTTAAATCTGGTTTTAATCAAGAAATTACACAGTTTGTAGGATGCTGGGAGTTACCGCTGAGGGCCAGTGCTTATGCTCGATGGCAAAAGGCCGAGCCACTGTTTCATAGGGTGTATAGCCGCGTGAAGCACAATATTTTCTGGTAAAATGACCTTAATATAGGCCAGACTGTTTTACTGGCAAGTAGTTTGTGCGGCCTAAGCATAGCCTCGAGTACGACTTGGTCTTATTGATTTTTTATTCTTGTCGTACTTCTGTTATGAGGAGTTTTAATGAGTCCTGCATAAGGGGAAAGCTCCCCGATCCGGAGATCGGGGAGCTTGGTGGTTGCCCCACAGATTTAGCGTTATGACATGGGTTGGGGTTATTTGTATTTCGGCAAGCCACGTCATTTTGCGATATACCCTAGAGGGGCTGGAGAGGAAGGGAAGGACCCCCTAGGGTAGCGCCGGCAAGCCGGGCGCTCTTTAGAGACGCTATAAAGCGTCACGACTGTGTTGAGTGAGATCTAGCAATTTAGTTTAAGAGGATTACTCCACATGGTGTGGGTTTTCCTGCCTGCGCCAAATCTCACTTGCAAGGTACTACTCTCTATTTACTCTCTATTTGTGCTGTTGTCAACAGCGGTTATGCGGAGTATCTGTTTTTCAGGCATAAATCAGCTATAATAATTTCCATGAGTGATGGGAGTAAGCAAAATTCTGCTTTAGATATTATTTTTAAGGCTTATGATATTCGTGGAGTAGTTGGTGATGAACTAACACCAGAGCTGGTACATGATATCGCACAAGCCTTTGCCGAGCAGATGCCTGATGGAACCATTGCAGTTGGGCGTGATATGCGTACGGACTCTGAAGCACTAGCCTCTGCCTTCATAGAGGGTCTAATCGCGCAGGGTCGTGAAGTGCTGGATATTGGCATGATTACTACAGATATGAGCTATTTTGCAGTTGGCCACTATGACTTGGCTGGAGGGGCGATGATTACCGCCAGTCATAATCCGGGTAAATATAATGGCATTAAGCTAACTGGTGCTGGCGTGGTGCAGTTAAGTGCTGATGACGGATTGAAAATTCTAAAAGATAGAGTGCTAAAGGGTGGGTTTAAGCCGGCTAAAGAGCTTGGCAAAAAGCTCGAAAAGAATATTCTTACAGATTGGGTAGAGCATACCTTGCGCTTTGCTGGCACTGAGCTGAAACCGTTGAAGGTGGGCGTGGACGCTGGAAATGGCATGGGCTCGGTACCGATTCCAAAGCTGCAAGAGCTAACCGGCCTAGAGGTTTCTGGCTTGTATATGGAGCTCGATGGCACATTTCCAAATCATCCAGCTAATCCAGTGCTTGAGGGAGCAATGGATGATCTTAAAACGCTTGTAGCCCGCAATGAGCTTGATTGTGGCATTGCTTTTGATGGTGATGGCGACCGATGTTTTTTTGTTGATGAAAAAGGAGAGACCGTTGAGGCTTCAGTACTGGCAGCACTTTTGGCGGGAACTCTACTCAGCGAAAACCCTAAAAGCACTGTTGTTCAGAGTGTCGTGGTGGGTGATATTGTGCGTGAAGTGGTCGAAGCTCTTGGAGGAGAAGTGGTGCAGAGTCGAGTTGGGCACAGTTATATGCAGGCAATGATGCGTGAACATAATGCGATTTTTGGTTGCGAAACATCCGGCCACTTTTATTTTCGAGATAATTTTTTCTGTGACTCAGCGCTTATTACGGCGGTTATGGTATTGGGTATTATGTCTGAAACTGAGAAACCGCTGTCTGAATTGGTGCGTACATATCGTAAGTATCAAAGTATATCGGAAGAGAATATTGATGTAGCAGATACCACAAAGCTCCTAATTGCACTGGAAAAACAATATCATAAGGCCACTCTTGATCGGCTAGATGGACTGACTATTCGTACTGATGATTGGCATGCTAGTATTCGCCCCAGCAACACTGAGCCTTTGGTGCGACTAAATATTGAAGCTAAAAATAAGACTACCCTAAAAACAGCTCATATAGAGCTAAAGAAAGTTATTGCTGATTATTCTTAAAAATTCGTGGCAAAGTTTTTAATAATTACTTCTATTGACATTTATGGGTTAACATGATACAATACAAATTATCGTCTAGGTGCCTTGGTGCCACAAAAAGACGAGACGGTAGCGAAAGGAGGGGCATTTGTCCAGGACCTACGCCGCCTAGAGATAGTTCACCACGCCGGCGAATGGCGCCAGCCAGGCGCCAACCGGAAGTCCTAACGTTTTGACATTTTAGCATTTTGCTAAATGTTGGAGCGGAAAGGCATAGTCGAGGGGGACCTCATGACAAACCGAAAGGATCACGCATAGCCAGGCTGGCTGACCGCCGCTAGGCCAGAGTAATAAGAGCTCTGAGCCAGCCTGGCGCCTCGGATCCCGGGGTAAGCTGACGGATGTGGTATGAAGGGGGTTAATCTGGCTGAGCAGAGGTAAACCGAGCTTGACTCGTAATTCACTCTCCTCCAGGGCAGACTCCACAGGACAGACATCGTCCACCGCCACGACCGTGATTCCGCCTTATTGGCCCAATCACCCCCGTCAGTGATCGCACGTTCCCCCTGGGGATGAAAGTGATTACCCTCGGGTGCCACACGGCACTTAAATAGCCGGTACGTTTCTTCGCATAGGACGTACCGGCTTAAATCTTTTTTATTCACTTTTTAGGTTAATTATCTGGTTTGCTATGATGGATGGAGTATGAACGCTCAAGATAAAGAAAAGTCGATTCGTGAAGCCATCTTAGATATGGTGGCCTATTTTGCGGTTTTTGGCCTGCCAGTTAGTGAAGATCGCCTAAACGCCTTACTTGCGGTAAAGGCTAGTCATTTAGCGGTTCTGGCCATAGTGCGAGATATGGTGGCAAATGGTGAGCTTATAAAGATTGAAGACTGCTATGGTTTAGCTGACGTGAGGTATGTTAATTTACATAAAAAACAGACTCAGCGTGATTATTTATTGGCTCGGGCCGGTAAATTGGCTGGAGTTATTGGTAAATTACCCTTTGTGAAGGCGGTCTGCGTGGTCAATAGTGTGGCGATTGGCAATGTACATGAAGATAGCGATATTGACCTACTAATTGTTACGACACCAGGTCGAGTATTTGTGGCAAAGGGTTTTTTATGGAAGACATTAAAAATACTTAAGTTACTTGAAACTGAAGATAAAAAAGCCGGCCAGTTTAGCCTTGGTATGGTTTTAACAACTCGAGGAGTAATCTTTGAGCGCGACATTATGAGGGAGAATAATCCGCATCTAATTTACTGGCTAATGACGGCTGTTCCGGTTTATGGACAGCGGAGGTGGCAGGAAGTTTTGCAGGCAAGTCCGTATGTGCGTCAGCATGCGCCAAACTATCTTTGGCCAAAAGGTGATAGGTCGATTGATCGAGCTGGTACAAAGTGGCTGGATAGCTTGGATGATAGGGGCTACAGAATACATCTTCGACATACCAGTAGGCAGGAGAAAAACCTTCGCGATGAGGCATTTGTACGAGTGCGGCCAGATATCATTAATCTGCACGCCATTGATCGTAGCCGGGCAATTGCAGAAGCCTGGCAGAAACAGCGTGGTACTTGGGTGGAGCCAGATAAATCGCTGAAGCCCCTACGGCCCAAAAAGAAATAGACATTAGCTTAAGTGTTTTGACGAGAGTGGTAATATTCCGATACACTACAGCTAATAGAGGGTATTTTGGATCTATTTATAGCTTTTATTAATTTAGTGCTGTTTAACCCGATCGCTTGGGCTATTATTGCTGGTGTAATCATAGTTATTAGCGACCAACGCAAAAAGCATAGTCAGCACCATAACCAGTCTCCAGACGGGATAGTTCATGACGAATTTGGCGCCCAGCGACTAGAGGCCTTAGCAGAAGCGGCTAATTCTCAATCTGAAAAGTCAATTCTGATGCGAGCTGCGCAGGCCCTACGGTTTGGCCTGTCGTCTCTACCCGCTGCTTCAAAATCCAGTCAAGCGGTATCTAAGGAGGTGGTCAACAGCAGTGCGCCTAAGCCACTTGTAGAGGATATTACGCGCTCAGTGGAGCAGCCTAAATCTATACCAAAAGAGGTGGGCGAACC is drawn from bacterium and contains these coding sequences:
- a CDS encoding phosphomannomutase/phosphoglucomutase: MSDGSKQNSALDIIFKAYDIRGVVGDELTPELVHDIAQAFAEQMPDGTIAVGRDMRTDSEALASAFIEGLIAQGREVLDIGMITTDMSYFAVGHYDLAGGAMITASHNPGKYNGIKLTGAGVVQLSADDGLKILKDRVLKGGFKPAKELGKKLEKNILTDWVEHTLRFAGTELKPLKVGVDAGNGMGSVPIPKLQELTGLEVSGLYMELDGTFPNHPANPVLEGAMDDLKTLVARNELDCGIAFDGDGDRCFFVDEKGETVEASVLAALLAGTLLSENPKSTVVQSVVVGDIVREVVEALGGEVVQSRVGHSYMQAMMREHNAIFGCETSGHFYFRDNFFCDSALITAVMVLGIMSETEKPLSELVRTYRKYQSISEENIDVADTTKLLIALEKQYHKATLDRLDGLTIRTDDWHASIRPSNTEPLVRLNIEAKNKTTLKTAHIELKKVIADYS
- a CDS encoding NUDIX domain-containing protein, producing the protein MNKLSQEEWEASIQRIGIVAGCIIFRDGKYLMVQERQEKVYGLWNVPAGYVDNGEEAETAAIREALEESGYEVVLEGLIGLYHDTTFEPLKHVYEARVVGGDLRIQEDEILDAKWLTFTEIKNLNKDKKLRARWIFDAICRAEEKRT
- a CDS encoding tRNA (adenosine(37)-N6)-threonylcarbamoyltransferase complex transferase subunit TsaD → MKAQIRTILAIESSCDETACAIIRGGREVLANIIASQADLHAQFGGVVPEVAARSHIEVVIPVIEEALQDANLSWDDIDAIAVTRGPGLIGSLLIGVLTAQVLAVEKNKPLIGVNHILAHAYASFLDTDSDRPLARERSVSLDEAQANANAELRTVRLDANQGSQEERDRAYLEVREISEDTADAELRQTDSPVFPMLALIVSGGDSRLMLFQEDLSFELIGQTRDDAAGEAFDKVAKLLGLPYPGGPNISRVAENGNDQAYKFPIANLGDSHDFSFSGLKTAVLRQVQAIVGDKPGLKDLRKTYQLPPDVVSDIAASFERTVVETLVRGLLRAYNAYTPASVVIGGGVSANQRLREAILAKIPDARVVPPVFCTDNAAMIGALAYQMVQRNSGVIAPKELIETELVADSSLETL
- a CDS encoding peptidoglycan bridge formation glycyltransferase FemA/FemB family protein codes for the protein MNMIRKVSSEELDAWNRLILENPDSGHIYQTLEWGDYKGRYGWHPERLVWESDKKRAYFQALVKNAPGFGAIWYIPKGPGIFAHYKSEKAQAAAFKTLSTELALYIQKHDPRAFMLMVEPEVYDDELKPKQVGYQKSIHDLQFRATIIVDIDKNDDDLLASFKQKTRYNIRLATKKGVTIEKRDATDEMVDEMYKLMGDTQGRAGFYLRPKHAFRAYWQSFAKSSMGQFFVAVHEGEILAAEYAMIFGEKAYYKEGGSSGAKRNLMAPYLLQYEVMRWARDRGAKEYDLIAVPPKDQLNPEHSMYGLYQFKSGFNQEITQFVGCWELPLRASAYARWQKAEPLFHRVYSRVKHNIFW
- a CDS encoding nucleotidyltransferase domain-containing protein, encoding MNAQDKEKSIREAILDMVAYFAVFGLPVSEDRLNALLAVKASHLAVLAIVRDMVANGELIKIEDCYGLADVRYVNLHKKQTQRDYLLARAGKLAGVIGKLPFVKAVCVVNSVAIGNVHEDSDIDLLIVTTPGRVFVAKGFLWKTLKILKLLETEDKKAGQFSLGMVLTTRGVIFERDIMRENNPHLIYWLMTAVPVYGQRRWQEVLQASPYVRQHAPNYLWPKGDRSIDRAGTKWLDSLDDRGYRIHLRHTSRQEKNLRDEAFVRVRPDIINLHAIDRSRAIAEAWQKQRGTWVEPDKSLKPLRPKKK
- a CDS encoding peptidoglycan bridge formation glycyltransferase FemA/FemB family protein; the protein is MNMTSFEPTIWDTQISELGGGILQSTTWAEFQEAVGREAVRACVDGKWAWQGFMRNSKGLRYMLLPYGPVVRQNAIEALRSVIFSAEEQEVDFIRLEPIGEVSEEDLQSVGAHKIAEVDPQHTFILDISRSEEELRRGLQSGHRNRINTTEKRGIVIRRVQDMSPMNDFLRLMADTAKHAHITNYPDSYYRHLAETLISKGVASFYVSTVASEVASVSLVYDWGDMRSYAHTGNDQALNREYKVAVSAVWKMIADAKSAGLTKFDFWGAAPDDSAGHKWAGITAFKKGFGGKRITTLGTWDIPIKKNKYRAYQAYRKLRSFK
- a CDS encoding GNAT family N-acetyltransferase, with product MRRPSIFIRSVYRRPEQTDRTLKDSRAIQQAVFIEEQGIDPSNVFNDEYQAMHYVLYIRVNHKEIAVACARAIRMSPQGSIKIGRVATLKKFRGNKYATRLLEYLIEDQGRAFDPPFFFLNSQLDAQSLYSSLGFASCGAPFNEAGIRHIRMELDWSRNTTVA